From a single Fusobacterium pseudoperiodonticum genomic region:
- a CDS encoding radical SAM protein translates to MGIRYSKVEGKFQREIVLLKSFPCAYGKCSFCNYIEDNSNNEEEINEVNLKVLKEITGEFEVLEVINSGSVFEIPKKTLEQIREVVYEKDIKILYFEIFYSYLSRLDEIITYFNEKKKVEIRFRTGIESFDNDFRRNVYKKNILLDEKKIKELSEKIYSVCLLIATQGQTKEMIKNDIEIGLKYFKAITINVFVDNGTVVKRDAELVKWFVQDMKHLFDNDRVEILIDNKDLGVYEQ, encoded by the coding sequence ATGGGTATAAGGTATAGTAAGGTAGAAGGAAAATTTCAAAGAGAGATAGTACTCTTAAAATCTTTTCCTTGTGCTTATGGAAAATGTAGTTTTTGTAACTACATAGAAGATAACTCAAACAATGAGGAAGAAATTAATGAAGTTAATTTGAAAGTTTTAAAGGAAATAACTGGAGAATTTGAAGTTTTAGAAGTTATAAATTCTGGTTCTGTGTTTGAAATCCCTAAGAAAACTTTGGAGCAAATAAGGGAAGTTGTCTATGAAAAAGATATTAAAATCTTGTATTTTGAGATTTTCTATTCTTATCTTTCTCGTTTAGATGAAATCATTACCTATTTCAATGAAAAGAAAAAAGTTGAAATTAGGTTTAGAACAGGAATAGAAAGTTTTGACAATGATTTTAGAAGAAATGTTTACAAGAAAAATATTCTCTTGGATGAAAAGAAGATAAAAGAATTATCTGAGAAAATATATTCAGTCTGTCTTTTGATTGCAACTCAAGGACAGACAAAAGAAATGATAAAAAACGATATTGAAATAGGTTTAAAATACTTTAAAGCTATAACAATAAATGTTTTTGTAGACAATGGAACTGTGGTAAAAAGAGATGCTGAGCTTGTTAAATGGTTTGTACAAGATATGAAACATCTTTTTGATAATGATAGAGTTGAAATTTTAATAGATAATAAAGATTTAGGAGTTTATGAACAATGA
- a CDS encoding queuosine precursor transporter — MMHNIFLWFLMLVINFSCILFAYRKFGKIGLYIWVPISTILANIQVVILVNLFGMEATLGNILYAGGFLITDILSENYGKKAANTAVKIGFFSLVATTLIMQCAIHFKPLDVPEGLAIFESVKSIFSLLPRLAIASLIAYLISQFHDVWLYEKIREKFPAKKFIWLRNNGSTMLSQLIDNLVFTTIAFYGVYPIDVMVNIFLSTYIIKFIVAICDTPFIYLADKMFRDKKIPEDV; from the coding sequence ATGATGCACAATATTTTTCTTTGGTTTTTAATGTTAGTAATTAATTTTTCTTGTATACTTTTTGCTTATAGAAAGTTTGGTAAAATAGGGCTTTATATCTGGGTACCTATCTCAACAATTTTAGCAAATATACAAGTTGTTATCTTGGTTAATCTTTTTGGTATGGAGGCAACTCTTGGAAATATCCTATATGCTGGAGGTTTCTTAATCACTGATATTTTAAGTGAAAACTATGGTAAAAAAGCTGCAAATACAGCTGTAAAAATTGGATTTTTCTCACTTGTTGCAACAACTTTAATAATGCAATGTGCTATACACTTTAAACCTCTTGATGTTCCTGAAGGTTTAGCTATATTTGAAAGTGTAAAAAGTATATTCTCATTATTACCAAGATTAGCTATAGCTTCACTTATTGCATATTTAATTTCTCAATTCCATGATGTATGGTTATATGAAAAAATAAGAGAGAAATTTCCTGCTAAAAAATTTATTTGGCTTAGAAACAATGGAAGTACAATGCTAAGCCAACTTATAGATAACTTAGTGTTTACAACTATCGCTTTCTATGGAGTATATCCAATAGATGTTATGGTCAATATTTTCTTATCAACATATATAATTAAATTTATTGTTGCTATCTGTGACACACCATTTATCTATCTTGCTGATAAGATGTTCAGAGATAAAAAGATACCAGAAGACGTTTAA
- a CDS encoding helix-turn-helix domain-containing protein, whose translation MNINFLNIKTPKEIQLEIAKNIRKRRKELKLTQEEFSKKSGVSFGSIKRFENTGEISLFSLIKIAIVLGCEDEFLNLFQQKQYSSIEEIINEQE comes from the coding sequence ATGAATATAAATTTTTTAAATATTAAGACACCAAAAGAAATACAATTAGAAATAGCAAAAAATATTAGAAAAAGAAGAAAAGAATTAAAATTAACACAGGAAGAATTTTCAAAAAAGTCAGGGGTGAGTTTTGGTTCAATAAAACGTTTTGAAAATACTGGAGAAATCTCTCTTTTTTCTCTTATAAAAATTGCTATTGTTTTAGGTTGTGAAGATGAATTTTTAAACTTATTTCAGCAAAAACAATATAGTTCTATTGAGGAGATAATAAATGAACAAGAATAA
- a CDS encoding DarT ssDNA thymidine ADP-ribosyltransferase family protein, whose product MHHITHIDNLESILKNGLKSRNELLSNTDIDFEDTADPDIIQKRGILNNYILFHSDWIQNSHRIPYNYVICNKHGYDNMIFLYINPEKASKKYLMKYFLYHPLSSYVKKYNNLEDFLNSFKLEIETLQKEYNFDYNIQQVKEFRMSEVLILKNAIFLDDDWSIIVYSEESFKKVKGIIEKYQNKYSNIKILIRPNFF is encoded by the coding sequence TTGCATCATATAACACATATAGATAATTTAGAAAGTATATTAAAAAATGGTTTAAAATCTAGAAATGAACTTCTAAGTAATACTGACATTGATTTTGAAGATACTGCTGATCCAGATATAATCCAAAAAAGAGGTATCTTAAATAATTATATTCTATTTCATAGTGATTGGATTCAAAATTCTCATAGAATACCATATAATTATGTTATTTGCAATAAACATGGTTATGATAATATGATATTTTTATATATAAATCCTGAAAAAGCTTCTAAAAAATATTTGATGAAATATTTTCTTTATCACCCTCTTTCTAGTTATGTAAAAAAATATAATAATTTAGAAGACTTTTTAAATAGTTTTAAGCTTGAAATAGAAACATTACAAAAGGAATATAATTTTGATTACAATATACAACAGGTAAAAGAATTTAGAATGTCTGAAGTTCTAATCTTAAAAAATGCTATTTTTTTAGATGATGATTGGAGTATCATTGTGTATTCTGAGGAAAGTTTTAAGAAAGTAAAAGGAATCATAGAGAAATATCAAAATAAATATAGCAATATTAAAATTCTTATAAGACCTAATTTCTTTTAG